Proteins encoded within one genomic window of Eurosta solidaginis isolate ZX-2024a chromosome 1, ASM4086904v1, whole genome shotgun sequence:
- the SNF4Agamma gene encoding 5'-AMP-activated protein kinase subunit gamma-1 isoform X9, with protein sequence MLQLHFYSNHAGRLEIGGGSESTDLWWSQQYYPLDSIKEFENVSERWKKCLGKLLKTEEDDSQIFVKFFRFHKCYDLIPTSAKLVVFDTQLLVKKAFYALVYNGVRAAPLWDSQKQEFVGMLTITDFIKILQMYYKSPNSSMEQLEEHKLDTWRSVLQNQVMPLVSIGPDASLYDAIKILIHNRIHRLPVIDTATGNVLYILTHKRILRFLFLYINELPKPSYMLKTLRDLKIGTYDNIETADENTSIIMALKKFVERRVSALPLVDSEGRLVDIYAKFDVINLAAEKTYNDLDVSLRKANEHRNEWFEGVHKCRLDETLYTIMERIVRAEVHRLVVVDENQKVIGIISLSDILLYLVLRPSGEGLGMSENSLRASDPILRRKSSDEEDADTKSSGSRSIIEDIPEEEPAAVVTTVPATAGAEPASTTSNNNSVNNTDSSEEENDASAATTTTQKQNSDNNNAEVSFAAEAEEDPESNAIDEADGDNDDVVITGQFVDRKKSLSATTDDDDRELETAASAATALGGMPTSTAREMALVSE encoded by the exons ATGTTACAACTTCATTTCTATTCCAATCATGCTGGCCGTCTGGAAATCGGTGGTGGATCGGAATCCACAGATCTTTGGTGGTCACAACAATACTATCCGCTAGATAGTATAAAAGAATTTGAAAACGTTTCGGAGAGGTGGAAAAAGTGTTTGGGGAAATTACTTAAAACAG AAGAAGACGACTCACAAATTTTCGTGAAATTCTTCCGCTTCCATAAGTGCTATGATCTAATACCAACCTCCGCTAAATTGGTCGTCTTCGATACACAATTGTTGGTAAAGAAAGCCTTCTATGCACTCGTATATAATGGTGTACGTGCAGCACCACTTTGGGATTCACAAAAACAAGAATTTGTTGGTATGCTAACCATAACagattttataaaaatactaCAAATGTATTATAAATCACCAAATTCATCAATGGAACAATTGGAGGAGCACAAATTGGATACATGGCGAA GTGTGTTACAGAATCAAGTTATGCCATTAGTTAGCATCGGTCCAGATGCTTCGCTCTATGATGCCATTAAAATTCTCATACATAATCGTATACATCGATTGCCGGTCATTGATACGGCGACGGGCAATGTTTTGTATATATTAACTCATAAGCGCATACTGAGGTTCCTCTTCTTATAT ATTAACGAATTACCAAAGCCCTCGTATATGCTGAAGACTCTACGTGATTTAAAGATCGGCACATACGATAACATTGAGACTGCGGACGAGAATACAAGCAttataatggcattaaaaaagtTTGTAGAGCGACGAGTATCAGCTTTACCGCTAGTCGACTCTGAAGGTCGTCTAGTTGATATTTATGCGAAATTTGATGTGATT AACCTGGCCGCCGAGAAGACCTACAACGATTTAGATGTATCGTTACGCAAAGCAAACGAACACCGCAACGAATGGTTTGAGGGTGTACATAAGTGCCGTTTAGACGAAACACTCTACACAATTATGGAACGTATTGTGCGTGCCGAAGTGCATCGACTCGTTGTTGTCGACGAAAATCAAAAAGTGATTGGAATTATATCACTATCCGATATACTCTTGTACCTGGTGTTACGCCCCAGTGGCGAAGGTTTAGGCATGTCTGAGAATTCGCTACGCGCTTCAGATCCCATACTACGACGTAAATCATCCGATGAAGAGGATGCCGATACAAAATCGTCAGGTAGTCGTAGTATTATTGAAGATATACCCGAAGAAGAACCAGCTGCTGTGGTGACAACAGTGCCTGCAACTGCTGGCGCAGAACCCGCCTCAACGACAAGCAACAATAATAGTGTGAACAATACCGACTCAAGTGAAGAGGAGAATGATGCGTCAGCggcgacaacaacaacacaaaagcaAAATAGTGATAACAATAACGCTGAAGTGTCCTTTGCCGCTGAGGCGGAAGAAGATCCTGAATCGAATGCAATTGATGAAGCAGACGGTGATAATGATGATGTTGTTATTACTGGACAATTTGTGGATAGAAAGAAATCGCTAAGTGCGACAACAGATGATGATGATAGAGAATTGGAAACAGCGGCATCAGCAGCGACAGCGTTGGGTGGTATGCCAACGAGTACGGCGCGCGAAATGGCGCTTGTTagtgaataa